From Roseburia hominis, the proteins below share one genomic window:
- a CDS encoding nitroreductase family protein produces MNEVLRQLQERKSVRVFEDREISAEDKAAILEAAVMAPSAGNQQLYTILDITDQKKRERLSETCDHQPFIATAKLVLIFCADCQKWYDAFLAADCEPRYPGAGDLLLAVDDALIAAQNAVTAAHSLGIGSCYIGDIMENCEVHREMLDLPEYVFPAAMLVFGYPTEQQKNRKKPERVAMKHIVHENAYRHMDSAELQEMFDVKLNTKTYEEWMKAFCNRKYNSDFSKEMTRSVEKFLENFRYNEGS; encoded by the coding sequence ATGAACGAGGTGCTAAGGCAATTACAGGAAAGAAAATCGGTGAGGGTATTTGAAGACAGGGAAATCTCCGCGGAGGATAAGGCAGCAATCCTGGAGGCGGCAGTGATGGCGCCCAGCGCGGGTAACCAGCAGCTCTACACGATTTTGGATATTACGGATCAGAAAAAGCGGGAGCGTCTCTCCGAGACCTGTGATCATCAGCCATTTATCGCGACAGCCAAGCTGGTACTGATTTTCTGCGCGGATTGTCAGAAGTGGTATGATGCATTTTTGGCGGCTGACTGCGAACCGAGATATCCGGGAGCGGGAGATTTACTTCTGGCGGTAGATGACGCCCTCATTGCGGCACAGAATGCAGTGACGGCGGCCCATAGTCTGGGAATAGGCTCCTGCTATATAGGGGATATTATGGAAAACTGCGAGGTGCACAGGGAAATGCTGGATCTTCCGGAATATGTGTTTCCGGCGGCGATGCTCGTTTTTGGTTATCCTACAGAGCAGCAGAAGAACCGCAAGAAACCGGAGCGTGTGGCAATGAAGCACATTGTGCATGAGAATGCTTACAGACATATGGATTCGGCAGAACTTCAGGAAATGTTTGATGTGAAGCTGAATACAAAGACCTACGAAGAGTGGATGAAGGCTTTTTGCAATAGAAAATATAATTCGGATTTCTCAAAGGAAATGACGCGTTCGGTTGAGAAGTTTTTGGAAAATTTTAGATATAATGAAGGAAGCTAA
- a CDS encoding CapA family protein, whose protein sequence is MKRKKRDRGILIVVGILVAVVVAAIAGGGIFIFFCMERQGQTIQASNSVEKTEPVKIAENDPKATDTEQETVSKARLIAVGDNLIHQAVYDGGKRGDGTYDHRVLYQNISKYLEESDIRVINQETIIGGDEKGFKDYPVFNTPEAIGDAVADVGFNVILQASNHSFDMGLDGLLNAANFWKIKHPEVTMVGIYETEEEQSEIPVLEVNGIKFALLNYTYSHNAEFFSTKAEGHLNMLCAYDENSRAIDFNTLNSQVLEDIRKAEELADFTIVFPHWGVEYVMSATDQEKLFARQMTEAGADLIIGTHPHVIQPVEWVTADNGNRALCYYSLGNFTSAQDGVAQMLGGMASLTIVKEEEKVYIDESSIKAIPLVTHFIYPGWSGSTVVESTYLLNEYTDEQAAAHGLKNAWGITLTGEELMRLAQETFGGYLSME, encoded by the coding sequence ATGAAAAGAAAGAAAAGGGACAGAGGAATTCTTATTGTTGTGGGAATTTTGGTGGCAGTAGTTGTTGCAGCGATAGCCGGAGGAGGAATTTTCATCTTTTTTTGCATGGAAAGGCAGGGGCAGACGATTCAGGCCTCGAATTCTGTGGAGAAGACAGAACCGGTGAAGATAGCGGAAAATGACCCGAAGGCGACGGATACAGAGCAGGAGACGGTATCTAAGGCCAGACTGATTGCAGTCGGGGATAACCTGATACATCAGGCCGTTTATGACGGCGGAAAGCGGGGTGATGGGACATATGATCATAGAGTCCTTTATCAGAATATTTCCAAATATCTGGAAGAATCAGATATCCGTGTGATCAATCAGGAGACAATCATTGGCGGAGATGAAAAAGGTTTCAAGGATTATCCAGTTTTCAATACGCCGGAAGCAATTGGAGACGCGGTGGCAGATGTTGGCTTTAATGTGATCTTGCAGGCGTCGAATCATTCCTTCGATATGGGACTAGACGGACTGTTAAATGCGGCAAATTTCTGGAAGATTAAACACCCGGAAGTTACGATGGTAGGAATTTATGAGACGGAAGAGGAACAGTCAGAAATTCCGGTTTTGGAGGTAAATGGGATTAAATTTGCACTCTTAAATTATACATACAGCCATAACGCAGAATTTTTCAGCACCAAAGCGGAAGGGCATCTAAATATGCTGTGTGCTTATGATGAAAATAGCAGAGCAATCGATTTCAATACGCTCAATTCGCAGGTTTTGGAGGATATCAGAAAGGCAGAGGAACTGGCAGATTTCACCATTGTATTTCCACATTGGGGAGTCGAGTATGTGATGAGTGCGACCGACCAGGAGAAGTTGTTTGCCAGGCAGATGACTGAGGCGGGAGCAGACCTGATCATCGGTACGCATCCCCACGTGATCCAGCCGGTAGAGTGGGTGACGGCCGATAATGGAAACCGTGCGCTTTGCTACTATTCCCTTGGCAATTTCACCTCCGCGCAGGACGGAGTTGCACAAATGCTGGGCGGCATGGCGAGTCTTACAATCGTCAAGGAGGAAGAGAAAGTATATATCGATGAGAGCAGCATCAAGGCAATCCCGCTGGTGACACATTTCATATATCCGGGTTGGAGCGGATCAACGGTGGTGGAGAGCACCTATCTGCTGAACGAGTATACGGACGAGCAGGCGGCGGCACATGGGTTAAAGAATGCCTGGGGAATTACGCTTACTGGGGAAGAACTTATGAGACTGGCGCAAGAGACTTTTGGGGGATATTTGAGCATGGAATAG
- a CDS encoding D-alanyl-D-alanine carboxypeptidase, with protein sequence MNQTRYRRTPACRRKRRCRGKNVWLTVWITVVLLIGTAAGGKLISYIGSEKAWSIGGRGSEDNIFGSTGNINLNHLYSRYAILIDADSGEVIAHRNSGDKIYPASMTKIMTAILAIENSDDLGERVTVPPDIFPALYGEGASLAGFEPGEEVTLRELLYGILLPSGAESCVTFAERIAGSEEEFVDLMNEKAKELGMDHTHFRNCTGLHNAKHYSTASDIAVLLRYALKNPDFREAFCSSRYSTGPSLQHPDGFTVYSTMFQKLENAKVTGGEILGGKTGYTEEGGLCLASLANVNGREYILVTAKADGNHQTEPFHVLDAVDVYEQIGKSEDGNNGL encoded by the coding sequence ATGAATCAAACACGATACAGAAGAACGCCGGCTTGCAGGAGAAAAAGACGGTGCAGAGGAAAAAACGTATGGTTGACAGTTTGGATTACTGTTGTTCTTCTTATAGGAACGGCAGCCGGAGGAAAACTGATTTCTTATATTGGCTCAGAGAAAGCCTGGAGTATAGGGGGAAGAGGGTCGGAGGACAATATATTTGGTTCGACTGGTAATATTAATCTGAATCACCTATACAGCCGGTATGCTATACTGATAGATGCAGATTCAGGGGAAGTGATAGCACATCGCAATAGTGGTGACAAGATATATCCAGCTTCTATGACCAAGATCATGACGGCGATATTGGCTATTGAGAACAGCGATGATCTGGGAGAGCGTGTGACTGTGCCGCCGGATATCTTTCCGGCTTTGTATGGGGAAGGTGCATCCCTGGCAGGGTTTGAGCCGGGCGAAGAGGTGACTTTGAGAGAACTTCTGTATGGGATATTGCTTCCTTCGGGAGCGGAGAGTTGTGTCACATTTGCAGAGAGAATCGCGGGATCTGAGGAGGAATTTGTTGACCTGATGAACGAGAAAGCAAAGGAGCTTGGAATGGATCATACACATTTTCGTAATTGTACCGGACTTCATAATGCGAAGCATTATTCTACAGCCAGTGATATTGCGGTTCTCCTGCGATACGCTTTGAAGAATCCTGATTTCCGTGAGGCATTTTGCAGCAGCAGATATAGCACAGGTCCTTCCCTACAGCACCCTGATGGATTTACTGTTTATAGTACCATGTTTCAAAAATTGGAGAATGCCAAGGTAACTGGGGGTGAGATCCTGGGCGGAAAGACGGGGTATACTGAGGAAGGCGGCTTATGTCTGGCCAGTCTTGCAAATGTGAATGGCAGGGAATATATTCTTGTGACGGCAAAGGCGGACGGGAACCACCAAACAGAACCGTTTCATGTTTTGGATGCGGTGGATGTGTATGAGCAGATTGGAAAATCTGAAGATGGGAACAATGGGTTGTAA
- a CDS encoding HAMP domain-containing sensor histidine kinase, protein MKNRYKEIRNYLLLILCGFLLCYVIYFLVDAVFNGMFADWFKKNYYMESYDTSELGDEIRVTGYNWLGIKNLIVSFMGLNVILWITSIYAYSRYYAKVKVKRMITQVSNEIHDYMLEEKITAESLPKEHAEIVTQLVSLKATMQRHEQLLKEEAARKNDLITYLAHDLKTPLTSVIGYLSLLEEIPEMPLEQRARYVNITLDKAKRLEKLINEFFDITRYNLQQIVLEKETLDLHYMLLQMVDEFYPILQPHGNTIDLCIDEITIYGDAQKLARVFNNILKNAVAYSYPGTAIRIWAERSVRDVQIFFQNRGRTIPEHKLESIFDKFFRLDEARATNTGGAGLGLAIAKEIIQLHGGSITAGSENEMTTFCVKFPLNV, encoded by the coding sequence TTGAAAAATAGATATAAGGAAATACGAAACTATCTGCTTCTTATTCTCTGCGGCTTCCTTTTGTGTTATGTTATATATTTTCTGGTGGATGCGGTATTCAACGGAATGTTTGCGGATTGGTTTAAGAAGAATTACTATATGGAGTCCTATGATACATCTGAACTTGGGGATGAGATTCGGGTGACGGGATATAATTGGCTTGGAATAAAAAACCTGATAGTCAGTTTTATGGGACTTAATGTAATTTTGTGGATTACAAGCATTTACGCTTACTCCAGGTATTATGCAAAAGTAAAAGTAAAAAGAATGATTACACAGGTAAGTAATGAGATTCATGACTATATGCTGGAGGAGAAAATTACGGCAGAATCGCTGCCCAAAGAGCATGCAGAGATTGTGACGCAACTGGTTTCTCTGAAAGCTACGATGCAAAGGCATGAGCAACTGTTAAAAGAGGAGGCGGCGCGGAAGAATGACTTGATCACCTACCTTGCACATGATCTGAAGACGCCGCTTACTTCCGTGATTGGGTATTTAAGCTTGTTAGAGGAAATACCGGAAATGCCGCTTGAGCAGAGAGCGAGATATGTAAATATTACTTTGGATAAGGCAAAGCGGCTGGAAAAACTGATCAATGAGTTTTTTGATATTACCAGATATAATCTGCAGCAGATCGTGTTGGAAAAGGAGACCTTGGATCTGCACTATATGTTATTGCAGATGGTTGATGAATTTTATCCTATCCTTCAGCCACATGGTAATACGATCGATTTATGTATCGACGAGATAACTATTTACGGGGACGCCCAGAAGCTGGCAAGAGTATTTAATAATATTTTGAAAAATGCGGTTGCTTACAGTTACCCCGGCACCGCGATCCGGATATGGGCCGAGCGTTCGGTGCGGGATGTACAGATATTTTTCCAGAATCGGGGGAGGACGATACCGGAGCATAAATTGGAGAGTATTTTTGATAAATTTTTCCGCCTCGATGAAGCGCGGGCAACGAATACCGGGGGTGCGGGGCTTGGACTTGCGATTGCAAAGGAAATCATACAGCTTCATGGGGGCTCGATCACAGCCGGCAGTGAAAATGAAATGACTACATTTTGCGTAAAGTTTCCGCTGAATGTTTAG
- a CDS encoding AAA family ATPase → MDRRKSLPLGYDDFRKVMENNGYYVDKTLLIKKLLQTKSEVTLFTRPRRFGKTLNMSMLQNFFENTEETEELFHGLRIEKEEEVCRKYRGQYSVITLSLKSAKQSSFQNAFEMIKQTISQEFRRHIDAVASYEYEQDRIERILNAQGEEKDYLTSLQFLSQILYHVYGRKVIVLLDEYDVPLENAHFRGFYEEMVTFIRSLFESVLKGNPCLEFAVVTGCLRISKESIFTGLNNLHSISILNEGYAEYFGFTEEEVEEILSYYGLNERMEDMKSWYDGYLFGNVEIYNPWSVMSFVSDLLENEGASMRPYWSNTSSNSIIKTLVETEDLQVRNKIEALISGEMIESVIHEDITYADVEHSEENLWNFLYFTGYLKKVSEHMENGQIYMGLRIPNEEIRYIYRNKIMEWTKEKIEHSDLSTFYEAMLNGNVEVFQEELEGQLQDSISYFDAKEAFYHGFLLGLLKPIKNYLVESNREAGDGRFDLLVRSPDVKKSVVVLELKRAESYKEMEKCANAAIEQIDRMHYMRELERDGYEHIIRYGIGFYKKNCKVALEKKN, encoded by the coding sequence ATGGATAGGAGAAAATCTTTACCTTTGGGATATGATGATTTCAGAAAAGTAATGGAAAATAATGGATATTACGTGGACAAAACTTTGCTGATCAAAAAGCTGCTTCAGACAAAAAGTGAAGTGACGCTGTTCACGCGGCCCAGGCGTTTTGGGAAAACGCTTAATATGAGTATGCTGCAGAATTTTTTTGAAAATACAGAAGAGACCGAGGAACTGTTTCACGGACTTAGGATTGAGAAGGAAGAGGAAGTATGTCGCAAATATAGAGGGCAGTATTCGGTAATTACTCTCTCTTTAAAAAGTGCAAAGCAAAGTAGTTTTCAGAATGCGTTCGAGATGATCAAGCAGACAATTTCGCAAGAATTCAGGCGGCATATAGACGCAGTAGCTTCCTACGAATATGAACAGGATAGAATCGAGCGAATTCTGAATGCGCAGGGCGAAGAGAAAGATTATTTGACATCGCTGCAGTTCTTGTCGCAGATTTTATATCATGTATATGGCAGAAAAGTAATCGTACTTTTGGATGAGTATGATGTACCCTTAGAAAATGCTCATTTTCGGGGGTTTTATGAGGAAATGGTTACGTTTATCCGATCACTTTTTGAGTCGGTGCTGAAGGGCAATCCATGTCTGGAATTTGCCGTTGTTACTGGCTGTCTTAGAATTTCGAAAGAAAGCATTTTTACCGGACTAAATAATCTGCACAGTATCTCTATCTTAAACGAAGGGTATGCTGAGTATTTTGGATTTACAGAGGAAGAGGTTGAAGAGATTCTCTCATATTATGGGTTGAATGAGCGGATGGAGGACATGAAGTCATGGTATGATGGATACTTGTTTGGCAATGTAGAAATATATAATCCGTGGAGTGTCATGAGTTTTGTGTCAGATTTACTGGAAAATGAGGGAGCGTCCATGAGACCTTATTGGTCGAATACAAGCTCCAATAGTATCATTAAGACTTTGGTGGAGACAGAGGATCTACAGGTAAGGAATAAGATAGAGGCGCTAATCTCTGGGGAAATGATAGAAAGTGTGATACATGAGGACATTACTTATGCCGACGTAGAACACTCGGAAGAGAATCTCTGGAACTTCCTTTATTTTACGGGGTATTTGAAAAAAGTTTCGGAACATATGGAGAACGGTCAGATTTATATGGGACTTCGGATTCCAAATGAGGAGATTCGTTACATTTATAGAAATAAGATTATGGAGTGGACGAAAGAGAAGATAGAACATTCTGATTTGTCTACATTTTATGAGGCGATGTTAAATGGAAATGTGGAGGTGTTTCAAGAAGAACTAGAGGGGCAGCTTCAGGACAGCATTAGTTATTTTGATGCGAAAGAAGCGTTTTATCATGGATTTTTGCTTGGACTTTTGAAACCGATCAAAAACTATCTGGTAGAATCGAATCGCGAAGCAGGCGATGGTCGGTTTGACCTTTTAGTAAGGAGTCCTGATGTGAAAAAGTCGGTGGTTGTCCTGGAATTAAAGAGGGCGGAATCTTATAAAGAGATGGAGAAATGTGCGAATGCCGCAATAGAGCAGATTGACAGAATGCATTATATGCGTGAATTGGAACGGGACGGATATGAGCATATTATCAGGTATGGAATCGGATTTTATAAAAAGAATTGTAAGGTGGCGCTGGAAAAAAAGAATTAG
- the vanR gene encoding VanR-ABDEGLN family response regulator transcription factor, with protein MADKILIVDDEQEIADLVALYLENEGFTVFKFYTASEALVCIQNEKLDLAILDIMLPDISGLRICQKIREKHRYPVIMLTAKGEEVDKITGFTLGADDYITKPFLPLELVARVKAQLRRYKRYNVMESEESKDVFTHAGLVLNVKTHECILNEKPLSLTPTEFSILRVLCQNMGNVVSSEELFHAVWENEYYDKNNNTITVHIRHLREKMGESFEDPKYIKTVWGCGYKIEK; from the coding sequence ATGGCGGATAAAATATTGATCGTCGATGATGAACAGGAGATTGCCGATCTTGTGGCGCTCTATCTTGAAAATGAAGGATTCACGGTATTTAAGTTTTACACAGCGTCGGAAGCGCTCGTATGCATTCAGAATGAGAAGCTGGATCTGGCGATTCTGGACATTATGCTTCCGGATATAAGCGGGCTTAGAATTTGCCAGAAGATCAGGGAGAAGCACCGCTATCCGGTAATCATGCTGACCGCGAAGGGTGAGGAGGTCGATAAGATTACAGGATTTACATTAGGGGCAGATGATTATATCACCAAGCCATTTCTTCCGCTGGAGCTGGTGGCAAGGGTAAAAGCGCAGCTTCGGAGATATAAAAGATACAATGTGATGGAAAGTGAAGAGTCAAAAGATGTTTTTACCCATGCAGGTCTCGTCCTGAATGTTAAAACACATGAATGCATTCTCAATGAAAAACCGCTCTCCCTCACACCCACGGAGTTTTCCATTCTGCGGGTTTTGTGCCAGAACATGGGAAATGTGGTAAGTTCAGAGGAACTGTTTCATGCTGTATGGGAAAATGAGTATTACGATAAAAACAATAACACGATCACGGTTCATATCCGTCATCTCCGGGAAAAGATGGGAGAGTCCTTCGAGGACCCGAAGTATATAAAAACAGTCTGGGGGTGCGGATATAAAATTGAAAAATAG